A single window of Nicotiana sylvestris chromosome 5, ASM39365v2, whole genome shotgun sequence DNA harbors:
- the LOC138869017 gene encoding uncharacterized protein, with protein sequence MGVQEVLVLGESDLLVHQFQGEWETRDLKLIPYRQCLHDFFQRFRSVEFRHIPRIHNEVVDALATLESMLHHPDKAYVDPLHIQVHDHHTYCNVVEEELDGEPCFHDIKEYIMMGVFVVQATGNQKRTIRRLASRFFFSEGFCPKGLRILDC encoded by the coding sequence atgggtgtccaggaagttttggtcCTGGGGGAATCGGACCTTTTGGTGCACCAgtttcaaggggaatgggaaacacgagatttgaaactcataccgtaccggcaatgtttgcatgatttTTTTCAACgttttcgatcagtagagttcaggcatattccaaggatccataacgaagttgttgatgctttggctaccttggagTCAATGctacatcatccggataaggcttatgttgacccgttgcatattcaggtccatgatcatcatacttactgtaatgtggtagaagaagaacttgatggtgagccctgttttcatgatatcaaggaatatatcatgATGGGGGTGTTTGTGGTACAAGCCACAGGcaatcaaaagagaacaattcggcggtTAGCGAGCAGATTTTTCTTCAGCGAGGGGTTTTGTccaaaaggactccggatcttggattgttga